DNA from Micrococcales bacterium:
GGCACGGACTTCGTCAGGACGCCGTGAGCGACCCGGTTGGGATGGCCACCTCGGCTGCGGAGATGGCCGCATCCCTGTCGCGGATGCTGGCACCGGCGTCGGAGCCCATGTCCACCGTGTTCGGCGAACGCTCGTTGTCGGTGTACTTCGACCTCATCGACGTCCCGCTCGACGACCTCAAGAAGGCTGGCAAAGTCGGGCGCGGCACGCTCAACGATGCCTTCGTCGCAGGTGTGGTGGGTGGCCTGCGGAGGTACCACGACCGGCACGGGACGATCCCGGACGCGTTGCGCGTCAACATGCCCGTCAACCTGCGCAGCCCCGCCGATGCCGGCAAGCAGGGCAACGCCTGGGTCCCGGCCCGGTTCCCGGTACCGATGAACGAGGGCGACGCGGGCAAGCGCATCCAGCAGTTGCACCCCGTCCTGCGGCAGGCCCGCACCGAACCAGCCGCCGTGCTCACCGACCAGGTCTTCCGCCTTCTCACGATGTTGCCGCGCACCATCTCGACCGCCGTCGCCGGTGGGCTGATGAAGGGCACCGACTTCGTGGCCACCAACGTGCCCGGCCCGCCCATACCGGTCTACTTCGCCGGCGCCCAGATCCTGCGCATGCTGCCCTACGCCCCGAAGGCCGGCGCCGCAGTGAACTGCGCGTTGATGTCGTACAACGGCGTCGCACAGGTCGGAGTCAACATCGACACCGTCGCCGTCACCGACCCGGCTGAACTCGTGGACGATTTGCGGGCGGGTCTGGAGGAGGTCGTCGCGCTGGGGGCACCAGCCCCTGCGGCGGCGCCTGTGAATCCGGTCAAGAAGGCTCCGGTCAAGAAGGCTCCGGTCAAGAAGGCTCCAGCGAAGAAGGCGCCCTGACCCGAAGGCGGGAGAGTTACCTCCAACGGGGAGCGATCCGACCGGGTTGGATCGCTCCCGCCCTTCCGCATCTCTCCCCGATACCGGTGGAGTCCCGGCGCGCTGGCCAGCCTCACTCCCCCGCCGGTAGCTCCTTCGCCGACGCGCCGCGCGTGAGCTTGAACCGGCGGCGGAACTCCTCGGCGAACACCGTGCGCAAGGCTTGCTCGTCGCTGATGTCGCCGTTCACGAGGTACTTCTCCAACACCGCCACCCACGCCCAGCCCATCGCTGTGGTCATGCTGGCAGCCACGGTTCCCGAGATGAACATCGCGGCCGGTTGCCCGCCGGGAACCACGCGTAACAGCGAAGACACCATCCAGCGG
Protein-coding regions in this window:
- a CDS encoding DUF1298 domain-containing protein, whose protein sequence is MSDPVGMATSAAEMAASLSRMLAPASEPMSTVFGERSLSVYFDLIDVPLDDLKKAGKVGRGTLNDAFVAGVVGGLRRYHDRHGTIPDALRVNMPVNLRSPADAGKQGNAWVPARFPVPMNEGDAGKRIQQLHPVLRQARTEPAAVLTDQVFRLLTMLPRTISTAVAGGLMKGTDFVATNVPGPPIPVYFAGAQILRMLPYAPKAGAAVNCALMSYNGVAQVGVNIDTVAVTDPAELVDDLRAGLEEVVALGAPAPAAAPVNPVKKAPVKKAPVKKAPAKKAP